AAATAGAGCGCTCATCTCTTCTTATTACCGCTTGGTCTCCACCTCTTCCTAGAGCTAAGTCCAGCGAGGTTATAGAGTTTTTGTAGGTTGATGATAAGTCGCTTGCCATAGAAGCTGCCCCTATGCTCAGAGTAAGCGGTAGAGAGTTTCCATGGTCTATCTTTCTAATTTCATCCAAAATAGAAAATTTATCAGCTTCTAAATCACCCAATGCTTTTTCATCCATAAATGCCAGATATTTGTCCTTGGTAATTTTTCTAAATGCACCTGAATGCTTATTTGTCCATAGCTTAATAGTTCGTTCTACCTCTGCCTCTATTATTGGTCTTACATCCTCTGATGCTGAATCCAGAACCTCGTCAAAGCTGTCTACTTGAAGATTTATGATAACTGGCTTGACCATTTCATAGGCGGTTTTTAATTCATTGAACTCTGTTACATCAAAGAAATAAAGTGCAAATGATTTCTCATGATTTTCATTTTCTATGATGTTGTATTTTATATCAAAGATTTTATTTCCAATTTGAGTATGGGTCTGCATATTAGTAGTGTCTGATTTTGTAAAGTTATCGAGCATTATAGAAGGTACTACCTCATCGATAGGCTTTTCTATCATATCATTTTGCTTTACTAGCTTACTGAATTTTCCATTATACCAAGTCAGATTTCCAGTATTGTTAAGTATACATAAAGGAAGTGGAAAATCTATAAGGGTCTGCTTTGCAGTTTTGTCCATATCCATGGATAAGGTTTCTATATACTCCACCCACTGAAGATTTCTCTTTGAAATAATCTTGTGGTTATAGTAAATGAGATACAAAAGCAGCAAAAGAGCAGCAGAGCCTATATATAGGTTAAAATACAGTAAAGTAATGCTTAGAATTCCTATAATAAGAAGATAGGCTTTTGATTCAGGTATATTTATCTTAAGGCTAGTTTTCATTACATTCCTCCCAAGCTATCTTTTTAATCTTCTAAAATTAAATACAGCATCTGCAAATCCTATTATTGATATAAAACTAGATACGGGCAGTAGTACAATCAGCAGAAGAATATAAATAGTCTTTGCACTTTTATTTAGCTTAGCATGTTTAAAGAAATATCCTATCACTGCTATCCCTTGCAAGAAGAATAAAAGTATAAAAATAGCAGCCATATTTAAAACTAAGGTTTCATAATAAGGATAATTAAAATATCCAGAAACCAAAGTAAGCAGATAAATAATCAGCACACCAAGAGATATATTCCCTGGCATAGAAAATTCTGTGATGCTCGCCACATGGTTTTTATCACCAGTTCTTCGTATTATAAGAGCTGACATATAATAGTTCAAAAACGACATAATGAGCGTAGAGCCAATTATTATAGAAGGGAAAAACAGCTTAACTGAGCTAAGGATTTCTTCTACATTAGGTTTTTTTACATTCGGAATTTCTTTTATAATCTCATATTGAAGATTGAGAGATTCTCTAAGTATTGCAAGTATGCTGTCTAAAATATCTATACTGAGAAATAACGAAAGCACTTGCATAAAAACTACTGTAGTAAAGGTCATAGCTAGAAATCCATAAAATACACTCTCAAAAGCAGGACGCTTTTCTCTCATAAAAAAGCCTATGCATACCCCTGGAATGAGAAATACTAAAAGAGCAGAAAAAGCAGTTATGGGGTGAATAAAAAATCCTAAAATAACTGTCGTTGTAACTGCGCTTAATAATCCATAATACATTTTGTTTCTGTAGGTAGTTATAATTACAGGCACAGATGTAAATAGCGATAGAAACGATAAAAACGGCACATAAGTACCTATTAATATGAATATTACTCCTATCACGGTAAGTAATGAGGACTCTATAAGACTTTTCCTATTAAAATCTATATTTTTTTTCTTTGGTTTTGGTTCTTGCAACAGCATCAGCTCCTAAAGTAGTCTATCAAGATATTATACCATAAACCAGATAGAGTAAAAATAGTTCTAAAATCTAGAGGATATATGAGTTGTTAGCTGATGAAATTTTTATCTTTGCGTATAAATCTATTCTTCAAGTCTAATGATTTATTCTGATACTACCTAATAAAGCTCATAGCAACCTTTTTCTCTTGGTCTGGCTTCAATTCTTTAGCCTCTTTTGTATCCATTAATTTCATCATATATGCCATGTTTTTACCAAGTATTCTCATAATTTGCATTCCTTCTTCATCTTGAAGAGCATCACCAGGTTTGCTTCCATGTATTACATTCCAGTAGTTAGATGAAGGAACCATCATCTCAGCATAGTTTAAGTAGTTGTTAAGCTGGTTAAATGCAGGAACTCCTCCAGAGCGTCTAACTGCAACTACACTTGCTCCCACCTTATGTCTTAACAGGTTTCCATTTGCACTAGACACATAAAATGCTCTATCTAAAAACGATTTCATAGTACCTGCAACAGCAGAAAAGTATACTGGTGAACCTAGTATTACTCCATCTGCTTCTTTCATTAGCTGAATATAGCTGTTTACTTCATCGTCTTTCATTATACACTGCTCATCTTTTGATTTATAGCAAGCACCACATGCCATACATCCTCTTATAGCTTTATTTCCAACATGAACGATTTCTACTTCTATCCCTTGGCTTTCAAGTTCATCTGCTACAAGCTTTATAGCATGATAAGTATTACCTTCTTTTTTAGGGCTACCATTAAATGCTACTACTTTCATTTTTCTGCCTCCTTTAATAATTAAATTATAATTAGAAAAAAACCCAAATCTCTCAGATTTGGGTTTGGTATTTAGTCTACAACATATGGTAAAAGAGCGATATTTCTTGATCTTTTTATAGCTAAAGTAAGTTTTCTTTGAGCTTTAGCTGATGTACCAGTAATTCTTCTTGGAAGAATCTTACCTCTTTCAGAGATATATTTCTTTAGTAGATTTACATCTTTGTAGTCTATCATATTTATTTTTTTACCCGCGAACGGATCAACTTTTTTTCTTCTTCTTCTTGCATTTCCTTTTTGCATAGCCATCTTTTTTCCCTCCTTCTTTAAGGTAATAAAACTGGCTTAAAATGGTACGTCATCATCATCCAGAGCACGGAATCCATCTGAATCTAAACCCTCAGGTTCAAAAACATTGTCATTTTGATTGCTAGAAGCACTTCTAAAAGATGAATTACTCGTTCTCTCACTTTTGTCGCCCCATTCCAGTATCTGAACATTCTCGGCAACAATCTCAGTGATATACCTTTTTTCGCCTTCCTTTGTATCATAGGTTCTATTTTGGATAGAGCCTTTTACAGCAGCTAGTCTTCCCTTAGCAAGATAGTTGGCACAGTATTCAGCGCTTTTTCCCCATACTACTATGTTAAAAAAGTCTGTCTGTTTTTGACCATCTTTACCAGTAAAAGCTCTGTCTACCGCAATGGAAAAGGTGGTGAGAGCATTTCCTGTTGAAGGAATGTATCTTAATTCCGGATCCCTTGTGAGTCTTCCTATAAGTATTACACTGTTCATCAATATCCCACCTTACTTTGTATCGTTATTATTTTTCGTCAAGCTTTACGATCATGTGACGAATTGCGTTATCCATAATCTTTAGGTTTCTATCGATTTCTTTAGGAACTTCAGTAGTTGACTTGAAGTTGATAAGAACATAGTAACCCTCTGTAAGTTTTTCGATTTCATAGGCTAACTTTCTAGTTCCCCATGTATCTACTTTTACTACCTCTCCGCTAGACTCGATGATGCCTTTAACTTTGTCAAGGACAGCAGTTTTAGCTTCTTCTTCTAGGTTTGGTCTAAGAACATAGATTAATTCATAATTTCTCATTACATTTCACCTCCCTTTGGACTGTACGGCTCTAACGTTAGAGCAGAAAGATGAGACAAGTATTAAATCTCATACTAATCTATAATATCAGCTTTCATAGCAAAAAGCAATTTTTTTGAACTTAAGCAGATTATTTTTTTGCTTCATCCTTGCTTATATGTTTTTTGAGTCTTCTCTCAAGCTCAGCTCTTTCTATCCAAAGCTGCTTGTCACACGTGAAACACTTTATGCGAAAATCCATGCCAATACGCATGATTTCAAAGGTGTTACCTCCACAAGGATGGTTTTTCTTAAGCTCTACAACATCTCCAATTTCAAATTTTATAGGCATGAAAATCTTCCTCTCTTTAGATAAAAGGCTACCTACTTCGGATAATGCACTACTACACTTAAATCCGGCATTATTTCGAATATACCCTTTACATCTATATTATATTTTTCCATAACTTCTATTACCTTGTCCATAAGAGTCCCGTTAAACTTTATAGATATCCCACAGCTCTTGTCTATTTGTCTTGGAGTAGGAATTACCATTATTTTTATATCAGCTTTTTTTAGCATCTGCTCAGCAAACATAGCGTGGTGAGTTGATGCAAAACTTATTACATACATAATCTAAACCGCCAATCTATTTGGATTTTGCTTTAAGGCTTCTACTATGTCATACATGTTAGCTACTCTTCCAACAGCTAAATTGCCCTTTATATTGTAAAAATCTAGGCAGGTTCCACAAGATAATATTTCTACGCCCTCTGCTTCCATTTTTTTAAGGTTTTCAATAGCTTCTTCATTTTCTGCTGTTAGCTTAACTCCGCTGTTAATAAAAAGCATCTTTTTAGGATAAGGCTTTGTTTCACTAAGAGTATATATAAAGCCTTTCATAAGAATCTTTCCTAGCTCTTCATCTCCACTTCCAAGCAGATTTGAGCCTATAAGTACTACCTCATTTTGAGCTTCTATTTTAATTTCTTCTAATTCTTGCTCGTTTGATTGACGAGTAGAACCTTCTTTTGTTTTTATAAAAGTGATTTTGAATAGATTTTCTTCTTCCTTTAGCTCCACAGCCATCTCAAGTGAAGCTGCTAGCTTCAGTAAGTTTTCTTTAGCTGTTTTATTGTCAACTGTAACCTCTAAAGCTCCCTTTTCTATGCCTTCTAGCTCTTGCTTGGTTTTTATGACAGGCATAGGACAAGCCATTTTTTCACAGTTTAATTTTTTAATCTCCATAATCTCGTTCTCCTTTTAATATACTCTAAATATAAAAAATGGTTAACATATCTCATTGATAAGCTTTTCATGTTAGCTTCAAGCTATGAATTTCTAGCATTAGCTTAATATCTAAAGCTTGGTAAATATATCAAAGATAAAGTTATACGAGTAGAAATATTTTAAAAGCCTCGTATTTGTGAGTAGCTCATGAATCTCACTGCCCATCTGCTTTTGAATTATAGGGTCTATTAAGGCTACCAAAATCATAATATAAAGTATGGATTTAAATAACCCAAAGACTAGACCTAAATTTTTATCTATCCATTTTAGAGATTTTTTATTAAAAAAGCTATGAAGGGTATAGAAAACTATATTTATGAGTATAGACACTACTATAAACAAGCTAACTGCCAAAACCTTAGGGTCCAAATCCAAAGCTTGATACCAAAATACAGAAATTATTTTAGTAATCAGCTCATGCATTATTAGCTGATACCTCTCATAGAATACACTTGTGATTATTTCATCTGCAAAGTTGATGTAAATAAATCTAGTTAAAATTATACTCACAATAAATCTTATGCTTAAAAACAAGGACTTAGAAAAGCCTGCACTATAGCCTCTTATTATATGGTAGGTCATAAATACAAGTATTGCTATATCTATTTTACTTATCATTGTTATTCCACCTTTAAAAATCTAATGCTGTCCCTAAAAACAAGTGCTATTTTATTTTCAAGTGGAACTACGCTTATTATGTCTTTTGGCATTTCAATTTCTTTATCCTCGAGAATGACAGCATTTTTAGATGCAATTAGCATCTTATCCTTGTATTTTCCCAGATATATTATATCATCTTTATAATTTTGTTCTTTTATAATGTTTCCGCTATAATCTATTTCCAGAACTCTATTTTTTGAATCTAGAGTCCACATACTGAGCTCTCCTATGTACATTTCAAAGAAATTTGCATCTGAATGTACCTTGTAGAGCTCTTTAAAATCTCTATTCATAACTTCTATATTATTTATATCCATAAGAATTATCTTATCCTTGAGAAAACCTATATCTATGAAGATGTTGTCTTTTATATCTGTTGCCATAACTGCTTCAAGCTTTTGATTATAATAGAAGATACTGTTTTTTAAATTGTCTTCGTCTCTGAGAAGACCACTGACCATAAAGCCCCCAGTTGTCTTATCTTCCGATACTTTATTTATTGTGGTTTTCGGATAAGTTATTTCTTTTACAAATTCACAGTTTTTATTAAATACAAGAAGTCCATCAGCCTTTATATCAGTAGTAAACTTGAGAATAAATCTTCCATCAGAAAAAA
This is a stretch of genomic DNA from Acetoanaerobium sticklandii. It encodes these proteins:
- the rpsF gene encoding 30S ribosomal protein S6, yielding MRNYELIYVLRPNLEEEAKTAVLDKVKGIIESSGEVVKVDTWGTRKLAYEIEKLTEGYYVLINFKSTTEVPKEIDRNLKIMDNAIRHMIVKLDEK
- a CDS encoding DUF3343 domain-containing protein, whose product is MYVISFASTHHAMFAEQMLKKADIKIMVIPTPRQIDKSCGISIKFNGTLMDKVIEVMEKYNIDVKGIFEIMPDLSVVVHYPK
- a CDS encoding YybS family protein; translated protein: MQEPKPKKKNIDFNRKSLIESSLLTVIGVIFILIGTYVPFLSFLSLFTSVPVIITTYRNKMYYGLLSAVTTTVILGFFIHPITAFSALLVFLIPGVCIGFFMREKRPAFESVFYGFLAMTFTTVVFMQVLSLFLSIDILDSILAILRESLNLQYEIIKEIPNVKKPNVEEILSSVKLFFPSIIIGSTLIMSFLNYYMSALIIRRTGDKNHVASITEFSMPGNISLGVLIIYLLTLVSGYFNYPYYETLVLNMAAIFILLFFLQGIAVIGYFFKHAKLNKSAKTIYILLLIVLLPVSSFISIIGFADAVFNFRRLKR
- a CDS encoding DUF5711 family protein is translated as MKKTIISIIVVLILLIINPYTIKNYIKPYLFPADKNISEEIKIEYRPSMYIGRFGNSLITYDGKSLIRYSENKKQEFEATIRSDNFSISSSDDFIYLLDKVQRKVYQIDKNGEIVGQAEVDKQISGIDVFSDGRFILKFTTDIKADGLLVFNKNCEFVKEITYPKTTINKVSEDKTTGGFMVSGLLRDEDNLKNSIFYYNQKLEAVMATDIKDNIFIDIGFLKDKIILMDINNIEVMNRDFKELYKVHSDANFFEMYIGELSMWTLDSKNRVLEIDYSGNIIKEQNYKDDIIYLGKYKDKMLIASKNAVILEDKEIEMPKDIISVVPLENKIALVFRDSIRFLKVE
- a CDS encoding flavodoxin family protein is translated as MKVVAFNGSPKKEGNTYHAIKLVADELESQGIEVEIVHVGNKAIRGCMACGACYKSKDEQCIMKDDEVNSYIQLMKEADGVILGSPVYFSAVAGTMKSFLDRAFYVSSANGNLLRHKVGASVVAVRRSGGVPAFNQLNNYLNYAEMMVPSSNYWNVIHGSKPGDALQDEEGMQIMRILGKNMAYMMKLMDTKEAKELKPDQEKKVAMSFIR
- a CDS encoding single-stranded DNA-binding protein; its protein translation is MNSVILIGRLTRDPELRYIPSTGNALTTFSIAVDRAFTGKDGQKQTDFFNIVVWGKSAEYCANYLAKGRLAAVKGSIQNRTYDTKEGEKRYITEIVAENVQILEWGDKSERTSNSSFRSASSNQNDNVFEPEGLDSDGFRALDDDDVPF
- a CDS encoding DUF951 domain-containing protein, whose amino-acid sequence is MPIKFEIGDVVELKKNHPCGGNTFEIMRIGMDFRIKCFTCDKQLWIERAELERRLKKHISKDEAKK
- the yedF gene encoding sulfurtransferase-like selenium metabolism protein YedF — translated: MEIKKLNCEKMACPMPVIKTKQELEGIEKGALEVTVDNKTAKENLLKLAASLEMAVELKEEENLFKITFIKTKEGSTRQSNEQELEEIKIEAQNEVVLIGSNLLGSGDEELGKILMKGFIYTLSETKPYPKKMLFINSGVKLTAENEEAIENLKKMEAEGVEILSCGTCLDFYNIKGNLAVGRVANMYDIVEALKQNPNRLAV
- the rpsR gene encoding 30S ribosomal protein S18; translated protein: MAMQKGNARRRRKKVDPFAGKKINMIDYKDVNLLKKYISERGKILPRRITGTSAKAQRKLTLAIKRSRNIALLPYVVD
- a CDS encoding CvpA family protein, producing MISKIDIAILVFMTYHIIRGYSAGFSKSLFLSIRFIVSIILTRFIYINFADEIITSVFYERYQLIMHELITKIISVFWYQALDLDPKVLAVSLFIVVSILINIVFYTLHSFFNKKSLKWIDKNLGLVFGLFKSILYIMILVALIDPIIQKQMGSEIHELLTNTRLLKYFYSYNFIFDIFTKL